In Humulus lupulus chromosome 7, drHumLupu1.1, whole genome shotgun sequence, the following are encoded in one genomic region:
- the LOC133791844 gene encoding zinc finger BED domain-containing protein DAYSLEEPER-like has protein sequence MDNKENLEGMMGEWLEYETNLSSSDGEEQAKERKKENVRKKRNDRQNQDKEKEKETEKEDNEIEKEKEVERPEKKQRVGKKASSVWDHYTMLPDCDPKKPRVACNYCGTDYAANTKLNETSTLWAHVERKCKKCPFSDWVEQSKKQQSTMDRFTKKTTTCNEEEVASSGLPLRFNQNAVRKVIAEYIIMDELSFRYVEEKGFQNLIKHFFPTFQFPSRFTVARDIHNVFLDQKKELKSILVKHRVSLTTDFFAVTVDNASSNDVSLRKLKGKLLDKDNTIPLNGEMFHMRCSTHILNLIVTDGLKELNDAISSIQNAVRYVRSSPARLKIFKESCKDANIESKALLCLDVVTRWNSTYLMLESAIKFKKAFENLEAEANYTKYFDEERMDAPPTNQDWEKAVVQADLTTMASNPDTLLGAMAVSMKRKYDKYWGRIEKLNMLTFIANILDPRYKLEVVNRGFKFVYTSSEAEKMIKLVTNTLA, from the exons ATGGATAACAAGGAAAATTTAGAAGGGATGATGGGGGAGTGGTTGGAGTATGAAACTAATTTGTCAAGTTCTGATGGAGAAGAACAAGCGAAGGAAAGGAAAAAAGAGAACGTACGAAAGAAGAGGAATGATCGACAAAATCAAGataaggaaaaagaaaaagagactGAGAAAGAGGATAATGAAATAGAAAAGGAGAAAGAGGTTGAACGACCAGAAAAGAAGCAAAGGGTTGGAAAGAAAGCATCGAGCGTGTGGGATCATTACACTATGTTGCCTGATTGTGATCCTAAGAAGCCAAGAGTTGCTTGCAATTATTGTGGCACCGATTATGCGGCTAATACAAAGTTGAATGAGACTAGCACACTATGGGCACATGTGGAGAGAAAATGTAAGAAGTGTCCTTTCAGTGACTGGGTTGAGCAAAGTAAGAAGCAACAATCAACTATGGATCGATTTACTAAAAAGACAACAACCTGTAATGAAGAAGAAGTCGCTTCAAGTGGGTTGCCGCTAAGGTTTAATCAAAATGCTGTTAGGAAAGTGATCGCCGAATATATCATTATGGATGAGTTATCCTTTAGGTACGTGGAAGAAAAAGGATTTCAAAATCTCATTAAACATTTCTTTCCCACATTTCAGTTCCCATCAAGATTTACTGTTGCGAGAGATATTCACAATGTGTTTCTAGATCAGAAGAAAGAGTTGAAGTCGATTTTGGTGAAGCACAGAGTGTCGTTGACCACCGATT TTTTTGCAGTGACGGTTGACAATGCCTCCTCGAATGACGTTTCTCTTAGAAAATTGAAGGGGAAATTGTTGGACAAAGACAATACCATTCCATTGAATGGTGAAATGTTTCATATGAGGTGTTCAActcatattttgaatttgatagtAACTGATGGGTTGAAAGAGTTGAATGATGCAATTTCAAGCATTCAAAATGCGGTGAGATATGTGCGGTCATCTCCAGCTAGACTGAAAATATTTAAAGAAAGTTGTAAGGATGCAAACATTGAATCAAAAGCCTTGTTATGCTTGGATGTGGTTACTAGGTGGAACTCCACCTACTTGATGTTAGAATCTGCTATAAAATTCAAGAAGGCTTTTGAGAATTTGGAAGCAGAAGCGAACTACACAAagtactttgatgaagaaagaatgGATGCCCCACCAACCAACCAAGACTGGGAAAAAGCAGTT GTTCAAGCTGATTTAACTACTATGGCTTCTAATCCTGATACTTTGTTAGGGGCTATGGCAGTTAGTATGAAACGAAAGTATGACAAGTACTGGGGAAGGATTGAGAAGCTGAATATGTTGACATTTATTGCCAATATCCTTGATCCAAGGTATAAATTAGAGGTTGTGAATCGTGGTTTCAAATTTGTGTACACTTCAAGTGAGGCTGAAAAAATGATAAAGTTGGTGACCAATACTTTGGCATAG